One segment of Pseudoalteromonas rubra DNA contains the following:
- a CDS encoding YgfZ/GcvT domain-containing protein, with protein MAQANAYPLSLQLISVSGADKLSYLHGQVTQDLNLLTDDNFLWAGHCSPKGKLWATLRLSKLNDAYLLLGSQAETDASCRELKKYGVFAKVDIEITHHQVLGILTDDMCQTCDLLGLTFAQESNACTFGDNNKALKLNGQRLLLIVEHGYTLPQGVALHTDPTPFDSATILAGEPQLGETSVDEYVPQMVNLQALGAISFKKGCYTGQETVARMRYLGKNKRALYIVKGQASAHPQESELEVQLEGDNWRRAGKVIHQAYDSVSQDYYALAVMANDLTDSAVLRCKTHPGVELKIQPLPYSLEDN; from the coding sequence ATGGCACAAGCAAATGCATATCCTCTTAGTTTACAATTGATCTCTGTAAGCGGCGCCGATAAGTTAAGTTACCTGCATGGCCAGGTCACCCAGGATCTTAATCTGCTGACGGATGATAACTTCCTTTGGGCCGGGCATTGCAGCCCGAAAGGTAAATTGTGGGCAACCCTCAGGCTTAGTAAATTAAACGATGCCTATCTGCTACTCGGATCTCAGGCTGAGACCGACGCTTCCTGTCGGGAGCTCAAAAAATATGGTGTGTTCGCTAAGGTTGATATTGAAATAACGCACCATCAGGTGCTTGGTATACTGACTGATGACATGTGCCAAACGTGCGACCTGTTAGGGCTCACCTTTGCTCAAGAATCCAACGCCTGTACATTTGGTGATAATAACAAAGCTCTGAAACTAAATGGCCAGCGCCTGTTGCTGATTGTCGAACATGGCTACACATTACCACAAGGTGTTGCACTGCACACTGACCCCACCCCGTTTGACAGTGCCACAATTTTGGCTGGAGAACCACAACTCGGTGAAACCAGTGTCGATGAATACGTACCTCAGATGGTAAATCTACAAGCGCTGGGCGCGATCAGCTTTAAGAAAGGCTGCTATACTGGTCAGGAGACGGTGGCCCGGATGCGTTATTTGGGCAAAAATAAACGTGCTCTTTATATTGTAAAGGGCCAGGCCAGCGCGCATCCACAGGAATCAGAACTTGAGGTCCAACTGGAAGGGGACAACTGGCGTCGGGCAGGCAAAGTGATCCATCAGGCCTACGACAGCGTCAGTCAAGACTATTATGCGCTGGCAGTGATGGCCAACGACCTGACTGACTCAGCAGTTTTGCGTTGCAAAACGCACCCGGGAGTTGAGCTGAAAATTCAGCCTCTTCCCTACTCTTTAGAAGATAATTAA
- a CDS encoding FKBP-type peptidyl-prolyl cis-trans isomerase → MKIAPNTVVKMHYAVLDNDDNSIDNTFDDEPLEFIVGTGYLISGLEEALMSKQAGDKLSVSVEPQNGYGERHDNLMQAVPKSMFEDMEVEVGMQFRATTDDGEQTVIVIGVEGDDVIVDGNHPLAGITLNFDVEILEVREATAEELAHGHVHSEGGCAH, encoded by the coding sequence ATGAAGATTGCCCCGAATACCGTTGTAAAAATGCACTACGCTGTGTTGGACAATGATGACAACAGCATAGACAACACCTTTGATGATGAACCGCTTGAGTTTATCGTGGGTACGGGTTATTTGATTTCAGGCCTGGAAGAGGCACTGATGAGCAAACAGGCTGGAGACAAACTCAGCGTGTCTGTTGAGCCACAAAATGGCTATGGCGAACGTCACGATAATTTAATGCAGGCTGTGCCAAAAAGCATGTTCGAGGACATGGAAGTAGAGGTCGGCATGCAGTTTCGTGCCACCACAGACGACGGTGAACAAACGGTGATCGTGATTGGCGTTGAAGGCGACGATGTCATTGTTGATGGCAACCATCCTCTTGCCGGTATCACGTTAAACTTTGATGTGGAAATTCTGGAAGTTCGTGAAGCAACAGCGGAAGAGTTGGCGCATGGTCACGTCCACAGCGAGGGCGGGTGTGCGCACTAG
- a CDS encoding DUF481 domain-containing protein: MSHCLEAVREISAVKHATFFLVCAGLLLSAEALAVDPFEDFHKYGELSEEEIHALHEGEFLYGDVEFGVLLNRGNTSNTAFKLKSNLYQDFKYWRNQFKFDGAYRREVDPDTNIEDETASRYFISAQGNYKIGQKNTSLFLYGDYELDKFNGREYTTTFVTGYGKRVFEGRKNTVDLDIGPGLSMYRRDDETELEPDQERVERGHLLRAALQWERTVSKRTRFNQDISYERSMSGLGARIFSETALISQVMGGVSMKVAYTYRYHSQPEEGKEKVDSEIGVTLVYSFN; this comes from the coding sequence TTGTCACATTGTCTGGAAGCAGTAAGAGAAATCAGTGCAGTGAAACACGCCACCTTTTTCCTTGTCTGTGCTGGGCTATTGCTTAGTGCTGAAGCTTTGGCCGTCGATCCGTTTGAAGACTTCCATAAATATGGAGAATTGTCGGAAGAAGAAATCCACGCACTTCATGAAGGAGAGTTTTTGTACGGTGACGTTGAGTTTGGTGTTTTGCTCAATCGAGGGAATACCAGTAATACCGCGTTTAAACTTAAGAGCAATCTCTATCAGGATTTTAAATACTGGCGTAACCAGTTTAAGTTTGATGGCGCTTATCGTCGCGAGGTTGACCCAGACACGAACATAGAAGATGAAACGGCATCCCGTTATTTCATTTCTGCACAGGGTAACTATAAAATAGGGCAGAAGAATACGTCTTTGTTTCTGTACGGCGACTATGAACTGGATAAGTTTAATGGTCGAGAATACACCACAACTTTTGTTACCGGTTATGGTAAGCGTGTCTTCGAAGGGCGTAAAAACACCGTTGATTTAGATATTGGTCCGGGTCTGTCTATGTACAGGCGAGACGATGAAACTGAGTTAGAGCCTGATCAGGAAAGAGTTGAGCGTGGTCACCTGTTGCGCGCTGCATTGCAGTGGGAGCGCACCGTTTCTAAACGCACGCGATTTAATCAGGACATCAGTTATGAAAGATCCATGTCGGGTCTGGGCGCACGTATTTTTTCAGAAACAGCGTTGATCAGTCAGGTCATGGGCGGTGTTTCTATGAAAGTTGCTTATACCTACCGCTATCATTCTCAGCCTGAAGAAGGCAAAGAAAAAGTGGATAGCGAAATAGGTGTGACACTCGTTTATAGTTTTAATTAA
- a CDS encoding DUF440 family protein, translating into MSARLSSIEEATQQAYDIFLELAGDNLTAEDVELFDSQSEEFGFIEDSVPDDSWHTLVAYDQEAEAEHFIQVSVGLEEAQGDVIFAKILISRDLDAPFCHIVWKQ; encoded by the coding sequence ATGTCTGCACGTTTAAGTTCTATCGAAGAAGCAACGCAACAAGCCTATGATATTTTCCTTGAGCTGGCCGGTGATAACCTGACAGCTGAAGACGTTGAGTTGTTCGACAGCCAAAGTGAAGAATTTGGCTTTATTGAAGACAGTGTACCGGATGACAGCTGGCATACTTTGGTTGCTTATGACCAGGAGGCAGAAGCTGAGCACTTTATTCAGGTGAGTGTTGGCCTGGAGGAAGCGCAAGGCGATGTCATTTTTGCCAAAATTCTGATCAGTCGGGACCTGGATGCGCCTTTTTGTCACATTGTCTGGAAGCAGTAA
- a CDS encoding crotonase/enoyl-CoA hydratase family protein: MVQLETIDGIAWVTLARPEKQNALSFEMFRQLDNIIHTLKRDRQLRAVVIQGQGAHFCAGLDVSAVMKKPRNIFSLLSKWLPGNANLVQRVALGWRALPVPVFALVRGNCLGGGLHIALGADYRIVSPDAQFAIMEARWGLCPDMSTSLMLPGIVRHDQALWLASNPQRIDAHKACELGLVTQISDDPLDTIKQRLAQLAHISPDALAAIKHLYNEAYHPPRRKLLWLETWYQIKLLLSKNTRIAMHNGRQTEQARPYRPRGKW, translated from the coding sequence ATGGTCCAGTTAGAGACAATTGACGGCATCGCCTGGGTCACCCTCGCCCGGCCTGAAAAACAAAACGCGTTATCCTTTGAGATGTTCAGGCAACTGGATAACATCATCCACACACTCAAACGAGATCGTCAATTGCGCGCTGTTGTGATCCAGGGACAGGGTGCGCATTTTTGCGCTGGCCTGGATGTCAGTGCGGTCATGAAAAAGCCCCGCAACATCTTCTCACTACTGAGTAAATGGCTGCCAGGTAATGCGAATCTGGTACAGCGCGTTGCGCTGGGCTGGCGCGCCCTACCCGTGCCTGTTTTCGCATTAGTCCGTGGTAATTGCCTGGGTGGGGGTTTACACATCGCCCTGGGGGCAGACTATCGCATTGTGTCACCCGATGCTCAGTTCGCCATTATGGAAGCGCGCTGGGGGCTGTGCCCAGACATGAGTACCAGTCTGATGTTGCCTGGTATCGTGCGTCATGATCAAGCGCTCTGGCTGGCTTCCAATCCACAACGTATCGATGCCCATAAAGCCTGTGAGCTGGGACTCGTTACGCAAATCAGCGACGATCCACTGGACACGATAAAACAACGACTCGCTCAACTGGCGCACATATCACCGGATGCGCTGGCTGCTATCAAACATCTATACAATGAAGCGTACCACCCGCCCAGGCGTAAACTATTGTGGCTGGAAACCTGGTATCAGATTAAGCTGCTACTGTCGAAAAACACCCGTATTGCGATGCACAATGGCCGCCAAACGGAACAAGCCAGGCCCTATCGTCCAAGAGGCAAATGGTAA
- a CDS encoding CidA/LrgA family protein, giving the protein MMIALRFIASLAILIGCLWAARLITATFALSLPAPLLGLLLLFGLLQGGLLRSEYLLPSCNPILKYMALFFIPAGVGLINYLAIFSQYAWLLISVLILVPTLGLLLAGKLASQGRFYD; this is encoded by the coding sequence ATGATGATTGCTCTTAGATTTATTGCATCCCTGGCTATTCTGATTGGATGCCTCTGGGCTGCCAGACTCATCACAGCAACCTTTGCACTGAGCTTGCCCGCCCCTTTGCTGGGGCTTTTGCTCTTATTTGGATTATTGCAAGGCGGCCTTTTAAGGAGTGAGTATTTACTTCCATCTTGCAACCCTATTTTAAAGTATATGGCCCTGTTTTTTATACCTGCGGGTGTTGGGTTGATAAACTATCTGGCAATATTCAGCCAATATGCCTGGCTGTTGATAAGTGTGCTCATCCTGGTACCCACACTGGGCTTATTACTAGCAGGCAAACTGGCCAGTCAGGGCAGATTTTATGATTAA
- a CDS encoding LrgB family protein: MINMLMGCTFTLVLFAIMRRVNHRWRSPMFNPVLLCIVLISAALLLSNIDYIDYRNATTPISFFLEIAVVALAVPLYQQLHAIRPYLILISLSSFLGISCATITAFMLCQWFAAPEPLMASLMALSVTTPITLIVTDTLSGIPGVAAIMVILIGVLGGVFGLALLTLAGVTQPQAKGVALGVTCHAIGTAAAMEYHPAAGAFASAAMIISAVITASWVPVLFTLLQGIIS, encoded by the coding sequence ATGATTAATATGCTAATGGGCTGCACATTCACGCTGGTCTTATTTGCCATCATGCGACGCGTCAATCATCGCTGGCGCTCACCCATGTTCAACCCCGTGCTGCTCTGTATTGTGCTTATCAGCGCCGCTCTGCTGCTTAGCAACATTGATTATATTGACTACCGTAACGCGACGACACCAATCAGTTTCTTTCTGGAGATAGCCGTAGTTGCCCTTGCCGTACCGCTCTACCAGCAGCTCCACGCGATAAGACCGTATCTGATACTCATTAGCCTCAGCAGCTTTTTGGGGATCTCCTGTGCAACAATAACCGCCTTCATGCTTTGTCAATGGTTTGCGGCACCTGAACCCCTCATGGCGTCATTAATGGCTTTGTCAGTCACTACCCCAATCACGTTGATTGTGACGGACACACTGAGCGGCATTCCCGGGGTTGCCGCCATCATGGTGATCCTCATTGGTGTGCTGGGTGGCGTATTTGGCTTAGCACTGCTCACTTTAGCCGGCGTAACACAACCGCAGGCCAAAGGCGTAGCACTCGGTGTGACCTGTCATGCAATCGGGACAGCCGCGGCAATGGAATATCACCCTGCCGCCGGAGCTTTTGCCTCCGCAGCAATGATAATCAGTGCCGTGATCACAGCGAGCTGGGTGCCAGTGCTTTTTACGCTGTTACAGGGCATAATCAGCTAA
- a CDS encoding mechanosensitive ion channel family protein yields MIEQEIAQIEHYYVLIRDYLVTYSMQLVGALVILLFGLWLAKKLAKATERLMLKHNIDVTLTNFISNVVKVLLIIMFTIIALGKIGISVTPFVAAIGAASLGAGLAVQGMLSNYGSGLAIIATRPFVVGDTIAVKGVCGQVKSIELGHTILVNEEKVEITIPNKHIIGEIMQNSFAHSLVKGEIGIAYSANAEQAITIINGILADHEAVADTPQAQVGIEAFGDSAVLISYRYWVPTTQIIEHKLAINGAIYTAIQTANIEIPFPQRVVTIKEKHTSAD; encoded by the coding sequence ATGATAGAACAAGAAATTGCACAAATTGAACACTACTACGTGCTGATCCGAGATTACCTGGTGACCTACAGTATGCAATTAGTTGGTGCTCTGGTGATCTTACTATTCGGTCTATGGCTGGCTAAAAAGCTGGCTAAAGCTACTGAACGCCTGATGCTCAAACACAATATTGATGTGACACTGACAAACTTCATCAGCAACGTAGTCAAAGTGCTGCTCATTATTATGTTCACTATCATTGCGCTGGGTAAAATAGGGATCAGTGTGACCCCGTTTGTTGCCGCAATCGGTGCGGCTTCACTGGGGGCTGGCCTGGCAGTTCAGGGCATGTTATCTAACTACGGCTCTGGATTAGCCATCATTGCGACCCGACCATTTGTGGTGGGCGATACTATCGCTGTTAAAGGCGTGTGTGGTCAGGTAAAAAGCATTGAGCTAGGTCATACCATTTTGGTCAATGAGGAAAAGGTCGAAATCACCATCCCCAATAAGCACATCATTGGTGAAATTATGCAAAACTCTTTCGCTCACTCGCTGGTGAAAGGAGAAATTGGCATCGCTTATAGCGCCAACGCCGAGCAAGCAATTACGATTATAAATGGTATTTTGGCGGACCATGAAGCGGTCGCAGACACCCCACAAGCTCAGGTTGGCATTGAAGCATTTGGCGACAGTGCCGTCCTGATCAGCTACCGTTACTGGGTGCCGACCACTCAAATCATCGAACATAAACTGGCTATCAACGGAGCCATTTATACCGCAATCCAGACCGCCAACATAGAGATCCCATTTCCACAGCGAGTTGTCACAATCAAAGAGAAGCATACGTCCGCTGATTGA
- a CDS encoding Ig-like domain-containing protein, with product MNTRKLMKICCAAGLQMIAVHSWAQGDTANYDCSALAEWSSSTVYRKGDQVRAQAQAYEAKWFNQNELPANNSDTFDVWRQLGQCISGNAPVVTLVSPQDGAVLNKNDSAVFSANASDQDGDLAQVEFFVNNISIGILSQPPYQLTWSAQLGMHTVSAVAVDAKGNLSTPATAGITVRDDNGNVPPALTIDTPTNNQAFKVGDTVSLAVQATDTDGQVVQVEMWRDAQRLATLNTPPFRHDFVTVSPGNKQLRVIAQDDKGATAEASVTIEVSAASSGGCTGLSTYRAGQGYQSGELVAHNNRKYRCDIAGWCSSSAAWAYEPGTGQHWQDAWSDMGICAIAPEISFSQPNDNATLLRNQPTQIAVSASDADGTISQLELFADQTLLGSTAQNTLTVEWTPTNTGPVTLSAVATDNESNQSQQTIQVTVTDQPLVVDLTAPTSGTQYVLGNTISIKANAQALSGQISMVDFYANGVKVGSDTQAPYEFNYAPATVGQHSIYATATSTSGDTASSPAATVTVITPPVGKTHKLIGYWHNFVNPAGCPIPLDQISDAWDIIDIAFAENDRSSNGTVHFKPFEKDIRSNCPPIDPAKFKTDMQALQAQGKIFVLSLGGAEGTITLNTDADETNFVSSLTAIIQEWGFDGLDIDLESGSNLLHGSQIQARLPRAIKQIEQNMGGDMVLTMAPEHPYVHGGMIAYSGIWGAYIPLINELRDTLDLLHVQLYNNGGLSNPYEPGSAPEGSVNMMVAHAKMLIEGFDLADGSRFMPLRDDQVAIGLPSGPQSANSGQAPIANIIAALDCLTKGTQCGTITPSQPYPAFGGVMTWSINWDKFDGYNFSVPVGNKLTEMNQGL from the coding sequence ATGAACACAAGAAAGTTAATGAAGATATGCTGTGCCGCAGGCCTGCAAATGATTGCAGTACATAGCTGGGCCCAGGGCGATACAGCCAACTATGACTGCAGCGCTCTGGCCGAATGGTCCAGTTCAACGGTGTACCGTAAAGGGGATCAGGTGCGTGCTCAGGCTCAAGCTTATGAAGCAAAATGGTTCAATCAAAATGAACTACCCGCGAATAATTCAGATACCTTTGACGTATGGCGACAACTTGGCCAGTGCATCAGCGGCAACGCCCCGGTGGTTACCCTGGTAAGCCCCCAGGATGGTGCTGTGCTGAACAAAAATGACAGCGCTGTTTTCTCCGCAAATGCCAGTGATCAGGATGGTGACCTTGCCCAGGTTGAGTTTTTTGTCAACAACATCAGCATCGGTATACTCAGCCAGCCTCCTTATCAGCTTACCTGGTCTGCACAGCTGGGTATGCACACAGTGAGCGCAGTGGCAGTAGACGCCAAAGGAAACCTCAGTACACCTGCAACAGCTGGCATTACGGTGCGAGATGACAACGGCAATGTACCTCCCGCTCTCACCATTGATACACCGACAAACAACCAAGCATTTAAAGTTGGCGATACCGTTAGCCTTGCCGTGCAGGCCACTGACACCGATGGCCAGGTTGTGCAGGTCGAAATGTGGCGAGATGCTCAGCGTCTGGCAACGCTCAATACCCCACCTTTTCGCCATGATTTTGTGACCGTGAGCCCCGGCAACAAACAGCTCAGAGTCATTGCACAAGACGACAAAGGCGCCACCGCTGAAGCCAGTGTGACCATTGAGGTGAGCGCTGCAAGCTCAGGTGGCTGCACAGGTCTGAGCACTTATCGAGCTGGTCAAGGCTATCAAAGTGGTGAGCTGGTAGCACACAATAATCGCAAATATCGCTGCGACATCGCTGGCTGGTGCAGCTCCAGTGCTGCATGGGCCTACGAGCCCGGCACAGGTCAACACTGGCAAGACGCCTGGAGCGATATGGGGATCTGTGCGATCGCGCCCGAGATTAGCTTTAGTCAGCCTAACGATAATGCCACTTTGCTGCGTAACCAGCCGACACAAATTGCTGTCAGTGCCTCCGATGCCGACGGGACTATCTCGCAGTTAGAGTTATTTGCTGATCAAACCTTACTTGGCAGTACCGCACAAAATACACTGACCGTTGAGTGGACGCCAACCAACACCGGGCCAGTTACACTCAGTGCTGTTGCAACCGACAACGAGAGCAACCAGAGCCAACAAACTATCCAGGTCACGGTTACCGATCAGCCACTGGTCGTTGATTTAACCGCCCCAACTTCGGGTACTCAATATGTATTGGGTAATACCATTTCTATCAAAGCCAACGCTCAGGCGCTCAGCGGTCAGATCTCGATGGTCGATTTTTATGCCAACGGGGTAAAAGTTGGCAGTGATACCCAGGCGCCTTATGAGTTTAACTACGCGCCAGCAACCGTTGGACAACACAGTATCTATGCAACCGCGACCAGCACATCGGGAGATACAGCAAGCAGCCCGGCTGCCACTGTCACGGTCATTACGCCGCCGGTTGGCAAAACCCATAAACTCATAGGCTACTGGCATAACTTTGTTAATCCGGCTGGCTGCCCTATTCCATTGGATCAGATCTCCGATGCCTGGGACATCATCGACATTGCCTTTGCAGAAAACGACCGCTCCTCAAACGGCACCGTTCACTTCAAACCTTTTGAAAAAGACATTCGCTCCAACTGCCCGCCCATTGATCCCGCAAAATTTAAGACCGATATGCAGGCATTACAGGCGCAGGGCAAAATTTTTGTGCTCAGCCTGGGTGGCGCTGAAGGCACCATTACGCTGAATACAGATGCCGATGAAACGAATTTTGTCAGCAGTCTCACAGCGATTATTCAGGAGTGGGGATTTGATGGCCTGGATATTGACCTTGAAAGTGGCTCAAACCTGTTGCACGGCTCTCAAATACAGGCCCGTTTACCCAGGGCAATTAAACAGATAGAGCAGAATATGGGCGGAGACATGGTCTTAACCATGGCACCAGAACACCCCTATGTACATGGGGGCATGATAGCCTACTCCGGTATTTGGGGTGCATACATTCCATTGATCAACGAACTCAGAGACACGCTGGATTTGCTACATGTTCAGCTCTACAACAACGGTGGACTGTCTAACCCATACGAGCCAGGCAGCGCACCAGAAGGCTCAGTCAACATGATGGTCGCCCACGCAAAAATGTTAATTGAAGGATTTGATCTTGCCGATGGCAGTCGCTTTATGCCACTGAGAGACGATCAGGTTGCCATTGGGCTACCCTCAGGTCCGCAATCGGCCAACTCAGGCCAGGCACCTATTGCCAATATCATTGCGGCATTGGACTGTCTGACCAAAGGTACGCAATGCGGTACGATTACGCCCAGCCAGCCTTATCCCGCTTTTGGCGGTGTGATGACCTGGTCAATTAACTGGGACAAATTTGATGGTTACAACTTCTCTGTGCCTGTGGGCAATAAGCTCACAGAAATGAATCAGGGGCTTTAA
- the yghU gene encoding glutathione-dependent disulfide-bond oxidoreductase, protein MSNNTYTPPKVWTHQPSSDNKWANINSPESGARHEQALPVGTHPLQLYSMGTPNGQKVTIMLEELLALGISEAEYDAHMIHIGEGMQFSSGFVGVNPNSKIPALVDKSGENEINVFESASILVYLAEKFEQLLPASGTDRINTFNWLFWAQGSAPFVGGGFGHFYAYADEKQEYPINRFAMEAKRQLDVLDKHLAKNTYVAGEQYSIADIAIWPWYGSLALGRMYDAGEFLQVHQYEHVVRWAKQLDARPAVQRGRIVNRTFGEPWEQLRERHNAADIDAVLALKS, encoded by the coding sequence ATGAGTAACAACACGTATACCCCACCAAAAGTGTGGACACACCAGCCTAGCAGCGACAACAAATGGGCCAATATCAATAGCCCGGAATCAGGTGCCCGCCATGAGCAAGCACTGCCTGTTGGTACACACCCACTGCAACTCTATTCAATGGGCACACCCAACGGGCAAAAAGTCACCATTATGCTGGAGGAGCTGCTGGCGCTTGGGATCAGTGAGGCCGAATATGATGCACACATGATCCACATTGGTGAGGGTATGCAGTTTTCTTCAGGCTTTGTAGGCGTCAACCCGAACTCGAAAATTCCTGCTTTGGTCGATAAAAGCGGCGAAAATGAAATCAATGTATTTGAATCTGCTTCCATCCTCGTTTACCTGGCCGAGAAATTTGAACAGCTTTTGCCCGCATCAGGTACAGACAGAATAAACACCTTTAACTGGCTATTTTGGGCACAAGGCTCAGCGCCCTTTGTTGGTGGCGGGTTTGGTCACTTCTATGCCTATGCAGATGAAAAGCAAGAATACCCCATCAACCGCTTTGCCATGGAAGCAAAACGTCAGCTTGATGTACTGGATAAACACTTGGCAAAAAATACCTATGTGGCCGGTGAACAATACAGCATTGCCGACATTGCCATCTGGCCCTGGTATGGCAGTCTGGCACTAGGCAGAATGTACGACGCCGGTGAGTTTTTGCAGGTTCACCAATATGAGCATGTTGTACGCTGGGCAAAACAATTGGATGCACGTCCTGCCGTACAACGAGGCAGAATCGTCAACCGTACCTTCGGTGAGCCATGGGAGCAGCTCAGAGAGCGCCACAATGCTGCCGATATTGATGCCGTACTGGCATTAAAATCTTAA
- a CDS encoding superoxide dismutase encodes MAFTLPALPYAYDALEPHIDSKTMEIHHTLHHQTYVNKANAALEGSEFEGQSTIELLTNIKDLPETLRGAVRDHVGGHNNHSLFWEVMSPQGGQLHQGELSAAIDNHFSNYDTFKTQFTQAAVSRFGSGWAWLVVDEQKRLQVTSSLNQDSPFMDGLTPILGLDVWEHAYYLKYQNRRPEYIEAFYKVINWQEVERRFLEAVS; translated from the coding sequence ATGGCATTTACACTGCCCGCATTACCTTATGCCTATGATGCGTTAGAACCGCATATTGATAGTAAAACCATGGAGATCCATCACACCCTGCATCACCAGACCTATGTCAACAAAGCCAATGCTGCGCTTGAAGGCAGTGAGTTTGAAGGTCAATCCACCATCGAATTATTAACCAATATCAAAGATCTCCCGGAAACATTGCGTGGCGCAGTGCGCGATCACGTCGGTGGCCACAACAATCACTCTTTATTCTGGGAAGTCATGTCACCACAGGGCGGGCAGCTTCATCAGGGAGAGTTGTCCGCAGCCATTGATAATCACTTTAGCAATTACGACACATTTAAAACGCAATTTACCCAGGCTGCGGTAAGTCGTTTTGGAAGTGGCTGGGCCTGGCTGGTCGTCGATGAGCAAAAGCGCCTGCAGGTCACCAGCTCCCTCAATCAGGACAGTCCATTTATGGACGGCCTGACACCTATTTTAGGACTCGATGTGTGGGAACATGCCTACTATCTCAAATATCAAAACCGTCGACCTGAGTATATTGAGGCTTTTTACAAGGTGATTAACTGGCAGGAAGTAGAACGTCGTTTTCTTGAAGCCGTAAGCTAA
- the aroC gene encoding chorismate synthase: MAGNSIGQLFKVTTFGESHGLALGGVVDGVPAGLELNEADLQVDLDRRKPGQSRYTTQRREGDEIKILSGVFEGKTTGTSIGLLIENTDQRSKDYSKIKDVFRPGHGDYSYWHKYGHRDYRGGGRSSARETAIRVAAGGIAKKYLKQVHGVEIHACLSQLGPIKAEQFDWQQVEQNPFFFPDVTKLDALDEYMRDLKKQGDSVGAKVKVVAKGVPVGLGEPVFDRLDAELAHSLMSINAVKGVEIGDGFEVVEQKGSEHRDELTPEGFTSNHAGGVLAGISTGQDIIASIALKPTSSITIPGQSINTQNESVEMITKGRHDPCVGIRAIPIAEAMMAITLMDHLLRQRGQNPHVELSHGPIPAQRT; encoded by the coding sequence ATGGCAGGCAACAGCATAGGCCAATTATTTAAGGTAACCACTTTTGGTGAAAGCCATGGTCTCGCCCTGGGTGGTGTGGTAGACGGTGTCCCGGCGGGACTTGAATTGAATGAAGCCGATCTTCAGGTGGATTTGGATAGGCGCAAACCCGGACAAAGCCGCTATACGACTCAGCGTCGAGAGGGGGATGAAATTAAAATCCTCTCAGGGGTGTTTGAAGGTAAAACGACAGGTACCAGTATCGGTTTGTTAATCGAGAATACCGATCAGCGCTCCAAAGACTACAGCAAAATCAAAGACGTTTTCCGTCCTGGTCACGGTGATTACAGTTATTGGCATAAATACGGACACCGCGACTACCGTGGTGGCGGACGCTCGTCGGCCAGAGAAACAGCCATTCGCGTCGCGGCTGGTGGCATTGCTAAAAAATACCTTAAGCAGGTGCATGGTGTTGAGATCCATGCCTGTCTGTCCCAGCTCGGGCCGATTAAAGCTGAGCAGTTTGACTGGCAACAGGTTGAGCAGAACCCCTTTTTCTTTCCCGATGTAACCAAACTGGACGCACTGGACGAATATATGCGGGATCTGAAAAAGCAAGGTGATTCGGTTGGCGCCAAAGTCAAAGTGGTGGCAAAAGGGGTTCCGGTTGGCTTAGGCGAGCCGGTATTCGACAGACTGGATGCTGAACTGGCGCACTCTCTGATGAGTATCAATGCCGTAAAAGGCGTTGAGATCGGTGACGGCTTTGAGGTGGTTGAGCAAAAGGGCTCAGAGCACCGCGACGAGCTAACTCCAGAGGGGTTTACCAGTAATCATGCCGGTGGTGTACTGGCGGGTATCTCGACAGGCCAGGATATCATTGCTTCCATCGCACTTAAACCGACTTCCAGTATTACGATCCCGGGTCAGAGTATTAATACGCAAAATGAATCGGTAGAGATGATCACCAAAGGACGTCATGATCCGTGTGTCGGGATCCGGGCAATACCGATTGCAGAAGCAATGATGGCAATCACCTTAATGGATCACTTACTCAGACAACGTGGTCAGAATCCACATGTTGAGTTATCTCACGGTCCTATTCCTGCGCAGCGCACGTAA